GGTACATGTCGTGATCCTGCGGATAGATGGCCGGGTCGAAATATCCGCACCTTTCGTGCAGCTCGCGCCTGTAGAGCTTGCACACGCCCACCAGATACCATTGGCAGAACGCGGCTTCGAACGTATAGTCCGGCAAAGAGAACCGCCGGAGAATGCGGCCCGTGTCATCCACCACGTGCATGTCGGCATAGGCAAAATCCGCGTTGTTCTCCTCAAGCGCACGAACCAGCCCGGAAACCATGCCCGGCAGCAGCATGTCATCCGAGGCAATGAACGTGCACAGTTCGCCGGTGCAGGCACGGAACCCCGTATTCAGGGCCTCGCTCAACCCCTTGTTCACGTCATGCCGGATCACGCGCAGTTCTCGGCCTTCCGGGGCGTACCGCAGATGCTCCACGCGCTCCACCTCGCCGATCTCATCGTTGAGCCGGGCCGCGTACGACACCTTTTCCGTATCCAGAGCCGCGCAAAACTGCTCAAGGACCTCGGGAGTGCGGTCCGTGGACCCGTCGTCCACCACCACGATCTCCAGATTCGGATATTCCTGAAACCATGCGGAATCCAGACAGATTCCCAGATACTTGTCCTGATTGTAGCAGGGGATGACTATGGAAACTTTCTTCATTGCTCGTCCTGAACTGGAATTTGGCTGTCGATTGTGCGGGTCTGGAAACCTTTTCGGCAGAAACGGAAATATCCTTACCCAATGCATCCGAAACACCCGGCAGTATGCGGGCTTTGGCTCCGACTGGCAAGAACAAGGGCCGGGCAATCACCTGCCCGGCCCTTCTGCTTTCCTTTTTTTCCGGCTAGTTGAACAGTCCCTTGATGAGTTTGCCCGGATCGATTTTCCCGCCCGACTTTTCTCCGGATTTTTCCGGCGTGCCGAGAATGTTCTTTCGCAGGTTCTCCTCCAGATCCTTTGTTCCCTTCCTGAACGTGTCCTTGAACAGTGCCTCGGCCATGGCCTTGGCATCCAGACCGATGGACGGATTCGCAAGGCTGCCCTTGACGTAGATGGGCAGCGGCAGGCCGGAAAGCTCCTCGATGGATTCGCCTTCCTGTCCCTTGAGCGTGCCCACCACGGTCACGGTGGCAAGATAGTCCACCGCATCCTTGGGCAGATCGGCCCATCCCTTGCCCGTGACGCGCAGGAGCGGGGATTTCATGAGCAGATCATTGTTGGTCACGTGCCCGTTCGTGATCTTCGCGCTGCCCAGCAGCTCCGCGAAATCCGTGCGTTCCGGCTCATCTCCGGACACGGGCTGTCCCTTGATCCGGGCGAATGCGTCGCGCAGCATCTTGGCCACGTTCACGCCGTTGATCGCGCCATCCGTGAATGCGAACGACGCGGTTCCGTTCAGGTTCCGCTTCACGGAATCCGGAGTCAGCCCGAGGCCGCGCACGTCGGCCTTGGCCACCACCGTGCCCAGCACATGATCCTTGCCCACCAGATCCTTGAGAAACGGTCCGGCCTGAAAATTGGCCAGATCGGTTCCGGCGCGCCAATCCGCTCTGGCCGGATTCGCGTTCAGGGTGAAATCCAGCTTGGCAAGGCCGTCGTACAGATGCGCGCTGAACGGATCGAGGCGAAGCACACCGTCCTTGATCCGCAGCTCGGCCAGAATGTCCGTGATGCGCAGGTTCGCGACCTTGAGCTTGCCGATGGTCAGCTTGGCGGTCACGTTCTGATCGCGGAGCGCGCTCAGATCAGGCTCCTGTTGCGCACCGCCGGCAGATTCGGCAGATGGGGACTCGGACTTCTGGCTCCCTGTG
Above is a window of Pseudodesulfovibrio tunisiensis DNA encoding:
- a CDS encoding glycosyltransferase family 2 protein, producing MKKVSIVIPCYNQDKYLGICLDSAWFQEYPNLEIVVVDDGSTDRTPEVLEQFCAALDTEKVSYAARLNDEIGEVERVEHLRYAPEGRELRVIRHDVNKGLSEALNTGFRACTGELCTFIASDDMLLPGMVSGLVRALEENNADFAYADMHVVDDTGRILRRFSLPDYTFEAAFCQWYLVGVCKLYRRELHERCGYFDPAIYPQDHDMYLRFAMSGAEFVHVPRVLANVRHHGPEREVHNHSNANWNRLFEQSSDLVRTARKFAQGEKG